In a single window of the Rhopalosiphum padi isolate XX-2018 chromosome 1, ASM2088224v1, whole genome shotgun sequence genome:
- the LOC132931731 gene encoding eukaryotic translation initiation factor 3 subunit H, translated as MASRRIDPKSRESYSAVKYVQVEGLALMKIAKHCHEECASDVIIAQGALLGLVVEDRLEITNCFAFPKSVDESINDEKYQLDMMKSLRQVNVDHYHVGWYQSSDVGNFLSLPLLESQFHYQTSIEESVVLIFDAPKTNRGFLSLSAYRLTPQALTMFKENDFLPDTLKSLKVGYDHLLVKVPVVIKNSTLTNILLSELSFKIKVEEGSEHLDIGTATVLEGQLRHLMDRVDDLNQEAIKFNRYQQAVVRQSTEKHRYLQKRALENQARAAKDEPPLPEEDITKIFRALPVPPRLPPMLMATQVDAYAEEIAKFSTQSLAKLYMTKAMNTNN; from the exons ATGGCGTCCAGACGAATCGATCCGAAAAGCAGAGAATCATATTCAGCCGTAAAATACGTACAAGTTGAAGGATTG GCATTGATGAAAATTGCAAAACACTGCCATGAAGAGTGTGCCAGTGACGTGATCATCGCACAAGGAGCGCTTTTGGGCCTGGTTGTTGAAGATCGTCTCGAGATCACAAATTGTTTTGCTTTTCCGAAGAGTGTAGACGAATCCATCAACGATG AAAAATATCAATTGGATATGATGAAAAGTCTTCGTCAAGTTAATGTTGATCATTATCACGTTGGATGGTATCAAAGTTCTGATGTTGGTAATTTTTTGAGTTTACCATTGTTGGAATCACAATTTCATTACCAAACTAGCATAGAAGAAtctgttgttttaattttcg ATGCTCCCAAAACCAATCGTGGATTTTTGTCCTTAAGCGCTTACCGTCTTACACCTCAGGCTTTAACTATGTTTAAAGAAAATGATTTTCTACCAGATACATTGAAATCATTGAAAGTTGGTTATGATCATTTATTAGTGAAAGTTCcagttgttattaaaaattccacATTGACTAACATACTTCTCTCagaattaagttttaaaattaaggtTGAAGAAGGCTCAGAACATTTGGATATTGGCACTGC taCTGTATTAGAAGGGCAATTACGTCATTTAATGGACCGAGTAGATGATCTAAATCAAGAAGCTATCAAATTCAATCGCTATCAACAAGCAGTTGTGCGCCAATCTACAGAAAAACACCGTTACTTACAGAAacga gcTTTAGAAAATCAAGCACGAGCTGCGAAAGATGAGCCACCATTACCTGAAGAAGACATTACTAAGATATTTAGAGCATTACCAGTACCACCTAGGTTACCACCAATGTTAATGGCTACTCAAGTTGATGCATATGCTGAAGAAATAGCTAAATTTTCTACTCAGTCTTTGGCTAAATTGTATATGACCAAAGCTATGAACACAAACAActga
- the LOC132931732 gene encoding enoyl-CoA delta isomerase 2-like: MSTILVNYEGSIQIISFNRPNKLNAISFQCYNEVTKALKEGAKNDTVFLTILTGVGKAYSSGTDLFDSSAKEVEDRLIATRDFVRAFIDYPKLLVALVNGPAIGIACTTLGLCDLVYATKTATFSCPFHRLGITAEGCSSITFPLIMGKTRAAEFLYSGKTLNAIDAQKIGLVNEIINDGLNGRNQLIQKIMTEIALYKLPIVYTKSMMLNGVITRDELHKANDREIERLIERLNSDDFQNAINNYFKQKMLKNKL; the protein is encoded by the exons ATGTCTACTATATTAGTAAATTACGAGGGATCAATTCAGATAATTTCATTTAATCGTCCAAATAAACTAAATGCTATATCATTTCag tgcTACAATGAAGTGACTAAAGCTCTTAAAGAAGGAGCTAAAAATGATACTGTTTTTCTTACCATATTAACTGGTGTAGGAAAAGCCTATAGTAGTGGAACGGATTTATTTGATAGTTCTGCTAAGGAAGTTGAAGATCGTTTAATTGCAACacg AGACTTTGTAAGAGCATTCATAGATTATCCAAAGTTGTTAGTTGCATTAGTCAATGGTCCAGCAATTGGAATTGCATGTACTACATTAGGACTTTGTGATCTCGTGTATGCAACTAAAACA GCAACATTTTCATGTCCTTTTCACAGATTGGGTATTACCGCTGAAGGATGCTCAAGTATTACATTTCCATTAATTATGGGCAAGACTAgg GCAGCTGAATTTTTGTATTCTGGTAAGACATTGAATGCTATTGATGCCCAGAAGATTGGTTTAGTCAATGAAATTATCAATGACGGATTAAATGGAAGAAatcaattaattcaaaaaatcatGACTGAAATAGCATTGTATAaactg CCTATAGTGTACACAAAATCAATGATGCTAAATGGTGTGATCACAAGAGATGAACTGCACAAAGCTAATGATAGAGAGATTGAAAGACTGATAGAAAGACTTAATTCAGATGACTTTCAAAATgctattaataactattttaaacaaaaaatgttaaagaaTAAGTTATAA